In one window of Acanthopagrus latus isolate v.2019 chromosome 15, fAcaLat1.1, whole genome shotgun sequence DNA:
- the dlk2 gene encoding protein delta homolog 2: MSSVRSAVLLLLSCCVLAVLIVPSCRGQGSDCSCDITNSRCDESGVCRCDPGWDGERCDRCVPMPGCLHGSCQQPWQCSCEEGWGGRFCDKDLSVCSEQQPCQNGATCVMEGSGEYTCVCPEGFHGRNCQLKAGPCHQRRSPCKNGGLCEDADGFAAELTCRCLAGFTGPRCEANVDDCQMKPCANGATCLDGVNRFSCLCPAGFTGRFCTVNLDDCVSRPCLNAGRCLDRAGGFHCVCQPGYTGATCETVLRSHDAREEGGGGGVRPPLTTAGKIQRSSTTSNSSHHGDRLFKVTVSERSGASLSEVQLIILLVLAGVTLAVVVLTATLVLQGHCRDCGHAPCWSLTSSSCSSSSQRRGQKSSEQRGGPDEQECQISFLNVAEPEKKKLNTEVM, encoded by the exons ATGTCTTCAGTCAGATCcgccgtcctgctgctgctgagctgctgcgtCCTCGCTGTCCTCATCGTCCCGTCCTGCAGGGGTCAAG gaagtgactgcagttgtgacatcaccaaCAGTCGCTGTGATGAGTCGGGCGTCTGCAG GTGTGACCCTGGTTGGGACGGCGAGCGGTGCGACCGCTGCGTGCCGATGCCGGGCTGCCTGCACGGGTCCTGTCAGCAGCCGTGGCAGTGCAGCTGTGAGGAGGGCTGGGGGGGGCGCTTCTGTGACAAAG accTGTCGGTGTGTTCGGAGCAGCAGCCGTGTCAGAACGGAGCCACCTGTGTGATGGAGGGCAGCGGCGAGTACACCTGCGTGTGTCCTGAAGGCTTCCACGGCAGAAACTGTCAGCTGAAGGCTGGACCGTGTCACCAGAGGAG GTCTCCATGTAAAAATGGCGGCCTGTGTGAGGACGCTGACGGCTTTGCAGCAGAGCTGACGTGTCGCTGCCTGGCGGGCTTCACGGGGCCGCGGTGTGAGGCCAATGTGGACGACTGCCAGATGAAGCCATGTGCTAATGGCGCCACCTGCCTGGATGGCGTCAACAGGTTCTCGTGCCTCTGCCCCGCCGGCTTCACCGGGCGCTTCTGCACCGTCAACCTGGACGACTGCGTCAGCAGACCGTGCCTGAACGCTGGTCGCTGCCTCGACCGTGCCGGAGGCTTTCACTGCGTGTGTCAGCCCGGCTACACCGGAGCGACCTGCGAGACGGTGCTGAGGAGCCACGACGCCcgcgaggagggaggaggaggcggagtcaGGCCTCCTCTGACCACAGCAGGGAAGATCCAGAGGAGCAGCACCACGAGTAACAGCAGCCATCATGGCGACCGGCTGTTTAAGGTGACGGTGAGCGAGCGCAGCGGCGCCAGCCTGTCGGAGGTCCAGCTCATCATCCTGCTAGTGCTGGCGGGCGTGACGCTGGCCGTGGTGGTACTGACCGCCACCCTCGTCCTGCAGGGGCACTGCAGGGACTGTGGCCACGCCCCCTGCTGGTCGCTGACATCATCATCCTGCTCGTCATCATCACAGCGACGAGGACAGAAGAGCAGCGAGCAGCGAGGGGGGCCGGACGAGCAGGAGTGTCAGATCAGCTTCCTGAACGTAGCagaaccagagaagaagaaactcaaCACGGAGGTGATGTAG
- the lrrc73 gene encoding leucine-rich repeat-containing protein 73 isoform X1, giving the protein MLPASIQITGELLSAAEVQDICESLKEDSVRLLSVRGCQLSDRDFGRVCRSVAESRSLAQLNLNLGVVSSISRTRHLADALKTNRSLQTLFLHGSPLLDAGLVTLNTALSTHPTLVCLDLGDCMLGDEALGLICGMLPPDGAKSGLRELTLSANPGISSKGWARLAIAVAHSSQLRVLNLDYNPLGDQIAGMLAVAVASSRTLEVLDLEGTGLTNQSAQVFLDMVENYPTSLRVLVLAENDISPELQQQICDLLSEGEDDDDREAPPLQPGLASSSALLPIRDKYQPIRDKYQPPAWLPHSNSGPQMVLLTSGVGESLLAETEM; this is encoded by the exons GGTCCAGGACATCTGTGAGAGTCTGAAGGAGGACAGCGTCCGGCTGCTGTCCGTCCGCGGCTGTCAGCTCTCTGACCGCGACTTCGGACGCGTCTGCCGCAGCGTCGCAGAGTCGCGCTCGCTCGCTCAGCTCAACCTGAACCTGGGCGTCGTCTCCAGCATCAGCCGGACTCGACACCTGGCCGACGCCCTGAAGACCAACCGCTCCCTGCAGACCCTGTT TCTCCATGGCAGCCCGTTGTTGGACGCCGGCCTGGTGACCCTCAACACCGCCCTGTCGACCCACCCGACGCTGGTCTGCCTGGACCTGGGGGACTGCATGCTGGGAGACGAGGCGCTGGGTCTGATCTGTGGGATGCTGCCGCCAGACGGAGCAAAGTCAG GTCTGAGGGAGCTCACGCTGAGCGCCAACCCAGGAATCAGCTCCAAAGGATGGGCTCGCCTCGCCATCGCTGTGGCCCACAGCTCCCAGCTCCGCGTGCTCAACCTGGACTACAACCCGCTGG GTGATCAGATTGCAGGGATGTTGGCAGTTGCGGTGGCATCCAGCAGAACCCTAGAGGTGCTGGACCTGGAGGGAACTGGACTGACCAACCAATCAGCACAG GTGTTCCTGGACATGGTGGAGAACTACCCGACCAGTCTGCGGGTTCTGGTTCTGGCAGAGAACGACATCAGTccggagctgcagcagcagatctgtGACCTGCTGTCTGAAGGGGAGGACGACGACGACCGCGAGGCTCCGCCCCTACAGCCCGGCCTCGCCTCCAGCAGCGCCCTGctgccaatcagagacaagtaccagccaatcagagacaagtaCCAGCCCCCCGCCTGGCTCCCCCACAGCA ACTCCGGCCCCCAGATGGTCTTGCTGACATCAGGTGTAGGTGAGAGCTTATTGGCTGAGACTGAGATGTGA
- the lrrc73 gene encoding leucine-rich repeat-containing protein 73 isoform X2 produces MLPASIQITGELLSAAEVQDICESLKEDSVRLLSVRGCQLSDRDFGRVCRSVAESRSLAQLNLNLGVVSSISRTRHLADALKTNRSLQTLFLHGSPLLDAGLVTLNTALSTHPTLVCLDLGDCMLGDEALGLICGMLPPDGAKSGLRELTLSANPGISSKGWARLAIAVAHSSQLRVLNLDYNPLGTSDQIAGMLAVAVASSRTLEVLDLEGTGLTNQSAQVFLDMVENYPTSLRVLVLAENDISPELQQQICDLLSEGEDDDDREAPPLQPGLASSSALLPIRDKYQPIRDKYQPPAWLPHSNSGPQMVLLTSGVGESLLAETEM; encoded by the exons GGTCCAGGACATCTGTGAGAGTCTGAAGGAGGACAGCGTCCGGCTGCTGTCCGTCCGCGGCTGTCAGCTCTCTGACCGCGACTTCGGACGCGTCTGCCGCAGCGTCGCAGAGTCGCGCTCGCTCGCTCAGCTCAACCTGAACCTGGGCGTCGTCTCCAGCATCAGCCGGACTCGACACCTGGCCGACGCCCTGAAGACCAACCGCTCCCTGCAGACCCTGTT TCTCCATGGCAGCCCGTTGTTGGACGCCGGCCTGGTGACCCTCAACACCGCCCTGTCGACCCACCCGACGCTGGTCTGCCTGGACCTGGGGGACTGCATGCTGGGAGACGAGGCGCTGGGTCTGATCTGTGGGATGCTGCCGCCAGACGGAGCAAAGTCAG GTCTGAGGGAGCTCACGCTGAGCGCCAACCCAGGAATCAGCTCCAAAGGATGGGCTCGCCTCGCCATCGCTGTGGCCCACAGCTCCCAGCTCCGCGTGCTCAACCTGGACTACAACCCGCTGGGTACAA GTGATCAGATTGCAGGGATGTTGGCAGTTGCGGTGGCATCCAGCAGAACCCTAGAGGTGCTGGACCTGGAGGGAACTGGACTGACCAACCAATCAGCACAG GTGTTCCTGGACATGGTGGAGAACTACCCGACCAGTCTGCGGGTTCTGGTTCTGGCAGAGAACGACATCAGTccggagctgcagcagcagatctgtGACCTGCTGTCTGAAGGGGAGGACGACGACGACCGCGAGGCTCCGCCCCTACAGCCCGGCCTCGCCTCCAGCAGCGCCCTGctgccaatcagagacaagtaccagccaatcagagacaagtaCCAGCCCCCCGCCTGGCTCCCCCACAGCA ACTCCGGCCCCCAGATGGTCTTGCTGACATCAGGTGTAGGTGAGAGCTTATTGGCTGAGACTGAGATGTGA